In one Ochotona princeps isolate mOchPri1 chromosome 16, mOchPri1.hap1, whole genome shotgun sequence genomic region, the following are encoded:
- the KASH5 gene encoding protein KASH5 isoform X5: MRPPHRAGLLARADEACATPPLITGAGCLWEQPEEVNLGPLLSLEEQVLNSTFEACDPQRTGTVAVSHVLAYLEAVTGQGPQDERLQTLARSLDPSGQGSEATVDLNTFLVVMRDWIAVCQLHGGLELEEEPASRGAPASQPLPSGYPEAEESANLESFGGEDPRAELPATADLLSSLEDLELSHRRLAGENAQLQRSVETAEEGSARLGEEILALRRQLRSTQQALQCAKAMGEELEDLKTLAKSLEEQNRQLLAQARHTEKEQQHLAAEVETLQEENGKLLAERDGVKRRSEELATEKDALKRQLCECERLICQRDAILSERTSHAESLAKTLEEYRMTTQELRLEISQLEEQLSQTHQGPGQLLTVAQVGRTDWTVSAPPSLGLEIEAIQQKQEATADLSSPLCGVWQWAEVMNEVEEDTEFPPEALTGDLRDSPEQLACSGEDRLEPSMRLPRREEEEEAVEGQVTTEAAIPQGDPQPGCVPGSPPKSATGLGLQQALVPVTKEPGPDRRRPWGQVSLRPQQLRIPLSPLLPVPVLGLLLLLLLSVALLLGQAPPPTWPHLQLCYLQPPPV; the protein is encoded by the exons ATGCGCCCGCCTCACAGGGCCGGGCTCCTCGCCAGGGCGGACGAGGCATGCGCGACTCCGCCCCTCATCACCGGCGCAG GGTGCCTGTGGGAGCAGCCTGAGGAGGTGAACCTGGGGCCGCTGCTCAGCTTAGAGGAGCAAGTACTCAACTCCACATTTGAAGCATGCGACCCCCAGAGGACag GCACTGTGGCTGTGAGCCATGTGCTGGCCTACCTGGAGGCTGTGACAGGCCAGGGTCCCCAGGACGAGCGCCTGCAAACATTAGCCCGAAGCCTGGACCCCAGTGGGCAGGGCTCGGAAGCCACTGTGGACCTGAATACCTTCCTGGTCGTCATGCGGGACTGGATCGCTGTCTGTCAGCTGCACGG GGGATTAGAGCTGGAAGAGGAGCCCGCCTCGCGGGGAGCCCCGGCCTCCCAGCCGCTGCCATCTG GGTACCCAGAAGCTGAGGAGTCAGCCAACCTGGAGAGCTTCGGAGGCGAAGACCCCCGAGCCGAGCT gcccGCCACAGCCGACCTGCTGAGcagcctggaagacctggaactgAGCCACCGGCGCCTGGCCGGGGAGAATGCCCAGCTGCAGCGCAGCGTGGAGACTGCCGAGGAGGGCTCGGCGCGCCTGGGCGAGGAGATCCTGGCACTGCGCAGGCAGCTCCGCAG TACCCAGCAGGCTTTGCAGTGTGCCAAGGCCATGGGTGAAGAGCTTGAGGATCTGAAGACCTTGGCCAAGAGCTTGGAGGAGCAGAACCGCCAGCTTCTGGCCCAGGCCCGGCACACG gagaaggagcagcagcaccTGGCGGCCGAGGTAGAGACCCTGCAGGAGGAG AACGGGAAGCTGCTGGCCGAACGGGATGGAGTGAAGAGGAGGAGTGAGGAACTGGCCACAGAAAAGGATGCCTTGAAG CGGCAGCTCTGCGAGTGTGAACGTCTCATCTGCCAGCGAGACGCTATCCTCTCTGAG CGCACAAGCCACGCGGAGAGCCTGGCCAAGACCCTGGAGGAGTACCGGATGACGACCCAG GAACTGAGGCTGGAGATCTCAcagctggaggagcagctgaGTCAGACCCACCAGGGGCCAGGCCA GCTGCTCACAGTGGCCCAGGTGGGAAGAACGGACTGGACTGTGTCAGCGCCTCCGTCGCTGGGCCTGGAGATCGAGGCTATTCAGCAG aaacaggaagcaaCTGCTGACCTCTCAAGCCCACTGTGTGGAGTGTGGCAGTGGGCGGAGGTGATGAATGAGGTGGAGGAGGACACGGAGTTTCCACCTGAAGCCCTGACTGGGGACCTG AGAGACAGCCCTGAGCAGCTGGCATGCTCTGGAGAAGACAGGCTGGAGCCATCCATGCG GTtgcccagaagagaagaggaagaggaggcggTGGAGGGCCAGGTCACG ACTGAAGCTGCCATCCCTCAGGGAGACCCTCAGCCGGGATGTGTCCCAGGAAGCCCTCCCAAGAG CGCCACTGGGCTGGGACTGCAGCAGGCCCTGGTGCCTGTGACCAAAGAGCCAGGACCCGACAGGAGGCGGCCCTGGGGCCAGGTCAGCCTGCGCCCTCAACAGCTCAG GATTCCTCTGTCCCCGCTGCTCCCAGTCCCGGTCCtggggctgctgttgctgctgctgctctctgtggcgctgctgctgggccaggcaccGCCCCCAACATGGCCCCACCTCCAGCTCTGCTACCTCCAGCCCCCACCGGTGTGA
- the KASH5 gene encoding protein KASH5 isoform X4: MRDSAPHHRRRSSQGCPARVGVSLLALPAAKAWPGWPMDLPDEPVGGPTAQRCLWEQPEEVNLGPLLSLEEQVLNSTFEACDPQRTGTVAVSHVLAYLEAVTGQGPQDERLQTLARSLDPSGQGSEATVDLNTFLVVMRDWIAVCQLHGGLELEEEPASRGAPASQPLPSGYPEAEESANLESFGGEDPRAELPATADLLSSLEDLELSHRRLAGENAQLQRSVETAEEGSARLGEEILALRRQLRSTQQALQCAKAMGEELEDLKTLAKSLEEQNRQLLAQARHTEKEQQHLAAEVETLQEENGKLLAERDGVKRRSEELATEKDALKRQLCECERLICQRDAILSERTSHAESLAKTLEEYRMTTQELRLEISQLEEQLSQTHQGPGQLLTVAQVGRTDWTVSAPPSLGLEIEAIQQKQEATADLSSPLCGVWQWAEVMNEVEEDTEFPPEALTGDLRDSPEQLACSGEDRLEPSMRLPRREEEEEAVEGQVTTEAAIPQGDPQPGCVPGSPPKSATGLGLQQALVPVTKEPGPDRRRPWGQVSLRPQQLRIPLSPLLPVPVLGLLLLLLLSVALLLGQAPPPTWPHLQLCYLQPPPV, translated from the exons ATGCGCGACTCCGCCCCTCATCACCGGCGCAG GAGCTCACAGGGCTGCCCTGCCAGAGTGGGAGTGAGCCTGCTGGCTCTGCCGGCAGCCAAGGCCTGGCCGGGGTGGCCCATGGACCTGCCAGACGAACCAGTTGGTGGCCCCACTGCACAAA GGTGCCTGTGGGAGCAGCCTGAGGAGGTGAACCTGGGGCCGCTGCTCAGCTTAGAGGAGCAAGTACTCAACTCCACATTTGAAGCATGCGACCCCCAGAGGACag GCACTGTGGCTGTGAGCCATGTGCTGGCCTACCTGGAGGCTGTGACAGGCCAGGGTCCCCAGGACGAGCGCCTGCAAACATTAGCCCGAAGCCTGGACCCCAGTGGGCAGGGCTCGGAAGCCACTGTGGACCTGAATACCTTCCTGGTCGTCATGCGGGACTGGATCGCTGTCTGTCAGCTGCACGG GGGATTAGAGCTGGAAGAGGAGCCCGCCTCGCGGGGAGCCCCGGCCTCCCAGCCGCTGCCATCTG GGTACCCAGAAGCTGAGGAGTCAGCCAACCTGGAGAGCTTCGGAGGCGAAGACCCCCGAGCCGAGCT gcccGCCACAGCCGACCTGCTGAGcagcctggaagacctggaactgAGCCACCGGCGCCTGGCCGGGGAGAATGCCCAGCTGCAGCGCAGCGTGGAGACTGCCGAGGAGGGCTCGGCGCGCCTGGGCGAGGAGATCCTGGCACTGCGCAGGCAGCTCCGCAG TACCCAGCAGGCTTTGCAGTGTGCCAAGGCCATGGGTGAAGAGCTTGAGGATCTGAAGACCTTGGCCAAGAGCTTGGAGGAGCAGAACCGCCAGCTTCTGGCCCAGGCCCGGCACACG gagaaggagcagcagcaccTGGCGGCCGAGGTAGAGACCCTGCAGGAGGAG AACGGGAAGCTGCTGGCCGAACGGGATGGAGTGAAGAGGAGGAGTGAGGAACTGGCCACAGAAAAGGATGCCTTGAAG CGGCAGCTCTGCGAGTGTGAACGTCTCATCTGCCAGCGAGACGCTATCCTCTCTGAG CGCACAAGCCACGCGGAGAGCCTGGCCAAGACCCTGGAGGAGTACCGGATGACGACCCAG GAACTGAGGCTGGAGATCTCAcagctggaggagcagctgaGTCAGACCCACCAGGGGCCAGGCCA GCTGCTCACAGTGGCCCAGGTGGGAAGAACGGACTGGACTGTGTCAGCGCCTCCGTCGCTGGGCCTGGAGATCGAGGCTATTCAGCAG aaacaggaagcaaCTGCTGACCTCTCAAGCCCACTGTGTGGAGTGTGGCAGTGGGCGGAGGTGATGAATGAGGTGGAGGAGGACACGGAGTTTCCACCTGAAGCCCTGACTGGGGACCTG AGAGACAGCCCTGAGCAGCTGGCATGCTCTGGAGAAGACAGGCTGGAGCCATCCATGCG GTtgcccagaagagaagaggaagaggaggcggTGGAGGGCCAGGTCACG ACTGAAGCTGCCATCCCTCAGGGAGACCCTCAGCCGGGATGTGTCCCAGGAAGCCCTCCCAAGAG CGCCACTGGGCTGGGACTGCAGCAGGCCCTGGTGCCTGTGACCAAAGAGCCAGGACCCGACAGGAGGCGGCCCTGGGGCCAGGTCAGCCTGCGCCCTCAACAGCTCAG GATTCCTCTGTCCCCGCTGCTCCCAGTCCCGGTCCtggggctgctgttgctgctgctgctctctgtggcgctgctgctgggccaggcaccGCCCCCAACATGGCCCCACCTCCAGCTCTGCTACCTCCAGCCCCCACCGGTGTGA
- the KASH5 gene encoding protein KASH5 isoform X3: MDLPDEPVGGPTAQRCLWEQPEEVNLGPLLSLEEQVLNSTFEACDPQRTGTVAVSHVLAYLEAVTGQGPQDERLQTLARSLDPSGQGSEATVDLNTFLVVMRDWIAVCQLHGGLELEEEPASRGAPASQPLPSGYPEAEESANLESFGGEDPRAELPATADLLSSLEDLELSHRRLAGENAQLQRSVETAEEGSARLGEEILALRRQLRSTQQALQCAKAMGEELEDLKTLAKSLEEQNRQLLAQARHTEKEQQHLAAEVETLQEENGKLLAERDGVKRRSEELATEKDALKRQLCECERLICQRDAILSERTSHAESLAKTLEEYRMTTQELRLEISQLEEQLSQTHQGPGQLLTVAQVGRTDWTVSAPPSLGLEIEAIQQKQEATADLSSPLCGVWQWAEVMNEVEEDTEFPPEALTGDLTEAAIPQGDPQPGCVPGSPPKSATGLGLQQALVPVTKEPGPDRRRPWGQVSLRPQQLRIPLSPLLPVPVLGLLLLLLLSVALLLGQAPPPTWPHLQLCYLQPPPV; this comes from the exons ATGGACCTGCCAGACGAACCAGTTGGTGGCCCCACTGCACAAA GGTGCCTGTGGGAGCAGCCTGAGGAGGTGAACCTGGGGCCGCTGCTCAGCTTAGAGGAGCAAGTACTCAACTCCACATTTGAAGCATGCGACCCCCAGAGGACag GCACTGTGGCTGTGAGCCATGTGCTGGCCTACCTGGAGGCTGTGACAGGCCAGGGTCCCCAGGACGAGCGCCTGCAAACATTAGCCCGAAGCCTGGACCCCAGTGGGCAGGGCTCGGAAGCCACTGTGGACCTGAATACCTTCCTGGTCGTCATGCGGGACTGGATCGCTGTCTGTCAGCTGCACGG GGGATTAGAGCTGGAAGAGGAGCCCGCCTCGCGGGGAGCCCCGGCCTCCCAGCCGCTGCCATCTG GGTACCCAGAAGCTGAGGAGTCAGCCAACCTGGAGAGCTTCGGAGGCGAAGACCCCCGAGCCGAGCT gcccGCCACAGCCGACCTGCTGAGcagcctggaagacctggaactgAGCCACCGGCGCCTGGCCGGGGAGAATGCCCAGCTGCAGCGCAGCGTGGAGACTGCCGAGGAGGGCTCGGCGCGCCTGGGCGAGGAGATCCTGGCACTGCGCAGGCAGCTCCGCAG TACCCAGCAGGCTTTGCAGTGTGCCAAGGCCATGGGTGAAGAGCTTGAGGATCTGAAGACCTTGGCCAAGAGCTTGGAGGAGCAGAACCGCCAGCTTCTGGCCCAGGCCCGGCACACG gagaaggagcagcagcaccTGGCGGCCGAGGTAGAGACCCTGCAGGAGGAG AACGGGAAGCTGCTGGCCGAACGGGATGGAGTGAAGAGGAGGAGTGAGGAACTGGCCACAGAAAAGGATGCCTTGAAG CGGCAGCTCTGCGAGTGTGAACGTCTCATCTGCCAGCGAGACGCTATCCTCTCTGAG CGCACAAGCCACGCGGAGAGCCTGGCCAAGACCCTGGAGGAGTACCGGATGACGACCCAG GAACTGAGGCTGGAGATCTCAcagctggaggagcagctgaGTCAGACCCACCAGGGGCCAGGCCA GCTGCTCACAGTGGCCCAGGTGGGAAGAACGGACTGGACTGTGTCAGCGCCTCCGTCGCTGGGCCTGGAGATCGAGGCTATTCAGCAG aaacaggaagcaaCTGCTGACCTCTCAAGCCCACTGTGTGGAGTGTGGCAGTGGGCGGAGGTGATGAATGAGGTGGAGGAGGACACGGAGTTTCCACCTGAAGCCCTGACTGGGGACCTG ACTGAAGCTGCCATCCCTCAGGGAGACCCTCAGCCGGGATGTGTCCCAGGAAGCCCTCCCAAGAG CGCCACTGGGCTGGGACTGCAGCAGGCCCTGGTGCCTGTGACCAAAGAGCCAGGACCCGACAGGAGGCGGCCCTGGGGCCAGGTCAGCCTGCGCCCTCAACAGCTCAG GATTCCTCTGTCCCCGCTGCTCCCAGTCCCGGTCCtggggctgctgttgctgctgctgctctctgtggcgctgctgctgggccaggcaccGCCCCCAACATGGCCCCACCTCCAGCTCTGCTACCTCCAGCCCCCACCGGTGTGA
- the KASH5 gene encoding protein KASH5 isoform X1 — translation MDLPDEPVGGPTAQRCLWEQPEEVNLGPLLSLEEQVLNSTFEACDPQRTGTVAVSHVLAYLEAVTGQGPQDERLQTLARSLDPSGQGSEATVDLNTFLVVMRDWIAVCQLHGGLELEEEPASRGAPASQPLPSGYPEAEESANLESFGGEDPRAELPATADLLSSLEDLELSHRRLAGENAQLQRSVETAEEGSARLGEEILALRRQLRSTQQALQCAKAMGEELEDLKTLAKSLEEQNRQLLAQARHTEKEQQHLAAEVETLQEENGKLLAERDGVKRRSEELATEKDALKRQLCECERLICQRDAILSERTSHAESLAKTLEEYRMTTQELRLEISQLEEQLSQTHQGPGQLLTVAQVGRTDWTVSAPPSLGLEIEAIQQKQEATADLSSPLCGVWQWAEVMNEVEEDTEFPPEALTGDLRDSPEQLACSGEDRLEPSMRLPRREEEEEAVEGQVTTEAAIPQGDPQPGCVPGSPPKSATGLGLQQALVPVTKEPGPDRRRPWGQVSLRPQQLRIPLSPLLPVPVLGLLLLLLLSVALLLGQAPPPTWPHLQLCYLQPPPV, via the exons ATGGACCTGCCAGACGAACCAGTTGGTGGCCCCACTGCACAAA GGTGCCTGTGGGAGCAGCCTGAGGAGGTGAACCTGGGGCCGCTGCTCAGCTTAGAGGAGCAAGTACTCAACTCCACATTTGAAGCATGCGACCCCCAGAGGACag GCACTGTGGCTGTGAGCCATGTGCTGGCCTACCTGGAGGCTGTGACAGGCCAGGGTCCCCAGGACGAGCGCCTGCAAACATTAGCCCGAAGCCTGGACCCCAGTGGGCAGGGCTCGGAAGCCACTGTGGACCTGAATACCTTCCTGGTCGTCATGCGGGACTGGATCGCTGTCTGTCAGCTGCACGG GGGATTAGAGCTGGAAGAGGAGCCCGCCTCGCGGGGAGCCCCGGCCTCCCAGCCGCTGCCATCTG GGTACCCAGAAGCTGAGGAGTCAGCCAACCTGGAGAGCTTCGGAGGCGAAGACCCCCGAGCCGAGCT gcccGCCACAGCCGACCTGCTGAGcagcctggaagacctggaactgAGCCACCGGCGCCTGGCCGGGGAGAATGCCCAGCTGCAGCGCAGCGTGGAGACTGCCGAGGAGGGCTCGGCGCGCCTGGGCGAGGAGATCCTGGCACTGCGCAGGCAGCTCCGCAG TACCCAGCAGGCTTTGCAGTGTGCCAAGGCCATGGGTGAAGAGCTTGAGGATCTGAAGACCTTGGCCAAGAGCTTGGAGGAGCAGAACCGCCAGCTTCTGGCCCAGGCCCGGCACACG gagaaggagcagcagcaccTGGCGGCCGAGGTAGAGACCCTGCAGGAGGAG AACGGGAAGCTGCTGGCCGAACGGGATGGAGTGAAGAGGAGGAGTGAGGAACTGGCCACAGAAAAGGATGCCTTGAAG CGGCAGCTCTGCGAGTGTGAACGTCTCATCTGCCAGCGAGACGCTATCCTCTCTGAG CGCACAAGCCACGCGGAGAGCCTGGCCAAGACCCTGGAGGAGTACCGGATGACGACCCAG GAACTGAGGCTGGAGATCTCAcagctggaggagcagctgaGTCAGACCCACCAGGGGCCAGGCCA GCTGCTCACAGTGGCCCAGGTGGGAAGAACGGACTGGACTGTGTCAGCGCCTCCGTCGCTGGGCCTGGAGATCGAGGCTATTCAGCAG aaacaggaagcaaCTGCTGACCTCTCAAGCCCACTGTGTGGAGTGTGGCAGTGGGCGGAGGTGATGAATGAGGTGGAGGAGGACACGGAGTTTCCACCTGAAGCCCTGACTGGGGACCTG AGAGACAGCCCTGAGCAGCTGGCATGCTCTGGAGAAGACAGGCTGGAGCCATCCATGCG GTtgcccagaagagaagaggaagaggaggcggTGGAGGGCCAGGTCACG ACTGAAGCTGCCATCCCTCAGGGAGACCCTCAGCCGGGATGTGTCCCAGGAAGCCCTCCCAAGAG CGCCACTGGGCTGGGACTGCAGCAGGCCCTGGTGCCTGTGACCAAAGAGCCAGGACCCGACAGGAGGCGGCCCTGGGGCCAGGTCAGCCTGCGCCCTCAACAGCTCAG GATTCCTCTGTCCCCGCTGCTCCCAGTCCCGGTCCtggggctgctgttgctgctgctgctctctgtggcgctgctgctgggccaggcaccGCCCCCAACATGGCCCCACCTCCAGCTCTGCTACCTCCAGCCCCCACCGGTGTGA
- the KASH5 gene encoding protein KASH5 isoform X2, translated as MDLPDEPVGGPTAQRCLWEQPEEVNLGPLLSLEEQVLNSTFEACDPQRTGTVAVSHVLAYLEAVTGQGPQDERLQTLARSLDPSGQGSEATVDLNTFLVVMRDWIAVCQLHGGLELEEEPASRGAPASQPLPSGYPEAEESANLESFGGEDPRAELPATADLLSSLEDLELSHRRLAGENAQLQRSVETAEEGSARLGEEILALRRQLRSTQQALQCAKAMGEELEDLKTLAKSLEEQNRQLLAQARHTEKEQQHLAAEVETLQEENGKLLAERDGVKRRSEELATEKDALKRQLCECERLICQRDAILSERTSHAESLAKTLEEYRMTTQELRLEISQLEEQLSQTHQGPGQLLTVAQVGRTDWTVSAPPSLGLEIEAIQQKQEATADLSSPLCGVWQWAEVMNEVEEDTEFPPEALTGDLRDSPEQLACSGEDRLEPSMRLPRREEEEEAVEGQVTTEAAIPQGDPQPGCVPGSPPKRIPLSPLLPVPVLGLLLLLLLSVALLLGQAPPPTWPHLQLCYLQPPPV; from the exons ATGGACCTGCCAGACGAACCAGTTGGTGGCCCCACTGCACAAA GGTGCCTGTGGGAGCAGCCTGAGGAGGTGAACCTGGGGCCGCTGCTCAGCTTAGAGGAGCAAGTACTCAACTCCACATTTGAAGCATGCGACCCCCAGAGGACag GCACTGTGGCTGTGAGCCATGTGCTGGCCTACCTGGAGGCTGTGACAGGCCAGGGTCCCCAGGACGAGCGCCTGCAAACATTAGCCCGAAGCCTGGACCCCAGTGGGCAGGGCTCGGAAGCCACTGTGGACCTGAATACCTTCCTGGTCGTCATGCGGGACTGGATCGCTGTCTGTCAGCTGCACGG GGGATTAGAGCTGGAAGAGGAGCCCGCCTCGCGGGGAGCCCCGGCCTCCCAGCCGCTGCCATCTG GGTACCCAGAAGCTGAGGAGTCAGCCAACCTGGAGAGCTTCGGAGGCGAAGACCCCCGAGCCGAGCT gcccGCCACAGCCGACCTGCTGAGcagcctggaagacctggaactgAGCCACCGGCGCCTGGCCGGGGAGAATGCCCAGCTGCAGCGCAGCGTGGAGACTGCCGAGGAGGGCTCGGCGCGCCTGGGCGAGGAGATCCTGGCACTGCGCAGGCAGCTCCGCAG TACCCAGCAGGCTTTGCAGTGTGCCAAGGCCATGGGTGAAGAGCTTGAGGATCTGAAGACCTTGGCCAAGAGCTTGGAGGAGCAGAACCGCCAGCTTCTGGCCCAGGCCCGGCACACG gagaaggagcagcagcaccTGGCGGCCGAGGTAGAGACCCTGCAGGAGGAG AACGGGAAGCTGCTGGCCGAACGGGATGGAGTGAAGAGGAGGAGTGAGGAACTGGCCACAGAAAAGGATGCCTTGAAG CGGCAGCTCTGCGAGTGTGAACGTCTCATCTGCCAGCGAGACGCTATCCTCTCTGAG CGCACAAGCCACGCGGAGAGCCTGGCCAAGACCCTGGAGGAGTACCGGATGACGACCCAG GAACTGAGGCTGGAGATCTCAcagctggaggagcagctgaGTCAGACCCACCAGGGGCCAGGCCA GCTGCTCACAGTGGCCCAGGTGGGAAGAACGGACTGGACTGTGTCAGCGCCTCCGTCGCTGGGCCTGGAGATCGAGGCTATTCAGCAG aaacaggaagcaaCTGCTGACCTCTCAAGCCCACTGTGTGGAGTGTGGCAGTGGGCGGAGGTGATGAATGAGGTGGAGGAGGACACGGAGTTTCCACCTGAAGCCCTGACTGGGGACCTG AGAGACAGCCCTGAGCAGCTGGCATGCTCTGGAGAAGACAGGCTGGAGCCATCCATGCG GTtgcccagaagagaagaggaagaggaggcggTGGAGGGCCAGGTCACG ACTGAAGCTGCCATCCCTCAGGGAGACCCTCAGCCGGGATGTGTCCCAGGAAGCCCTCCCAAGAG GATTCCTCTGTCCCCGCTGCTCCCAGTCCCGGTCCtggggctgctgttgctgctgctgctctctgtggcgctgctgctgggccaggcaccGCCCCCAACATGGCCCCACCTCCAGCTCTGCTACCTCCAGCCCCCACCGGTGTGA